The Bombus huntii isolate Logan2020A unplaced genomic scaffold, iyBomHunt1.1 ctg00000084.1, whole genome shotgun sequence genome has a window encoding:
- the LOC126876588 gene encoding venom serine protease Bi-VSP-like isoform X2 has translation MWRDPNVVGVAFQKKRKKSKGVQNFSRSRTVNTCGAWPWIAALGFRNPRNPDKPLWKCGGSLISARHVLTAAHCAHMDGIENIHNHNIAILRLVEEVPFSRYVYPICTKEPLRKSNFVGYNPLVAGWGALRYNSYTTLSKNLSALQIVKTSVDRIDPSALFV, from the exons atgtggcgtgatccgaacgtagtgggggtcgccttccagaaaaaacgaaaaaaatcgaaaggcgttcagaacttttcgagaagtcgaaccgtcaacacatgtg gcgcttggccatggatcgctgcattaggttttcgtaatccccgaaacccagacaaaccactatggaagtgcggaggttccctgatatcggctaggcatgttttgaccgcagcacattgtgcacatatggatggaatagaaaacatacacaatcataatattgccattcttagattggtggaggaggtgccattttcga ggtacgtatatcccatttgtacgaaagagcccctacgaaagagcaacttcgtcggctataacccccttgttgctggatggggagcgttaagatata attcctatacgactctcagtaaaaatttatccgcactccagatagttaaaacttctgtcgaccgtattgatccatctgcactcttcgtatga
- the LOC126876588 gene encoding venom serine protease Bi-VSP-like isoform X1 — MWRDPNVVGVAFQKKRKKSKGVQNFSRSRTVNTCGAWPWIAALGFRNPRNPDKPLWKCGGSLISARHVLTAAHCAHMDGIENIHNHNIAILRLVEEVPFSRYVYPICTKEPLRKSNFVGYNPLVAGWGALRYRRPRRNALMEVQMPVIKNAECKIAYSKFPNAPDITDGIICAEHAQGGEDSCTVIKLQSYYKLYGI; from the exons atgtggcgtgatccgaacgtagtgggggtcgccttccagaaaaaacgaaaaaaatcgaaaggcgttcagaacttttcgagaagtcgaaccgtcaacacatgtg gcgcttggccatggatcgctgcattaggttttcgtaatccccgaaacccagacaaaccactatggaagtgcggaggttccctgatatcggctaggcatgttttgaccgcagcacattgtgcacatatggatggaatagaaaacatacacaatcataatattgccattcttagattggtggaggaggtgccattttcga ggtacgtatatcccatttgtacgaaagagcccctacgaaagagcaacttcgtcggctataacccccttgttgctggatggggagcgttaagatata gacgaccacgacgtaatgcattaatggaagtacaaatgccagtgattaagaacgccgaatgcaaaatagcttattccaaatttcctaatgcacctgatatcactgatggtataatatgcgccgaacatgctcagggtggagaggattcttgtacggtaattaagttacagagttactacaaactatacggtatctga